The Pannonibacter sp. XCT-53 genome includes a region encoding these proteins:
- a CDS encoding methyl-accepting chemotaxis protein: MAFSLARLSFRLPVAIVGGALITGALIGILSYQRSSAELLHDAEVRLAALSEARKTELSLYLNSIVEDLGVIGRSPMVASAIESFDQAWTDTGAEATQTLQKAYIHDNPNPLGQKDALTTAGDSAYDQAHATYHPWLRDFLKTRGYYDIFLFNPDGDLIYTVFKELDFATNLNTGQWKDTDLGQAFRKALALPAGGVTFFDFESYAPSNGVPASFIATPVYRDGTLLGVLAFQMPIDRINAIMRQTQGLGSTGESVLIGSDARFRADSAKTPDVNDIQTTELTGDLVQQALAGQRVVGQIEGYRDSSFVAATTPMDFEGTRWAVITLQAYDEVMAPARALRNQIMMIFAGCAVAAAVVGLFIARGIVRPIQGLVKDATDLAGGNVDVAFLAASRKDEIGDIAQAIAGFRDTVAEQARLAAAEAREQEERLARQKRIEDLLDQFRYQSEEVLNSVSANMQQMQATAQNLIRISTSAAETAGSASHATSTASENVQLVASAAEELSASITEIGGRVNETTAVIRTATLQASESNEKMSNLATAAQRIGEVVTLIQAIAAQTNLLALNATIEAARAGEAGKGFAVVAAEVKELANQTSRATEEISAQVAEIQSWTGDAVRSISGISEIMERANAFTGSIAAAVQQQDAATREISRSASETSTSTIAAAQNMGAVTGSVAETRTCADEVDAASGSVAGRVSELGTLVNTFLRNVAAA, from the coding sequence ATGGCTTTCTCACTTGCACGTCTCAGCTTCCGCCTCCCCGTTGCAATTGTCGGTGGCGCCCTGATCACCGGGGCCCTCATCGGCATCCTGTCCTATCAACGCAGCTCTGCCGAATTGCTCCATGACGCGGAAGTCCGGCTGGCGGCGCTCTCGGAAGCCCGCAAGACGGAACTGTCGTTGTATCTCAACAGCATCGTCGAGGATCTCGGGGTGATCGGGCGCAGCCCGATGGTCGCTTCGGCGATCGAATCCTTCGATCAGGCCTGGACCGACACCGGCGCGGAGGCGACGCAGACGCTCCAGAAGGCCTATATTCATGACAACCCGAACCCGCTCGGCCAGAAGGACGCCCTGACGACCGCAGGCGACAGTGCCTATGACCAGGCTCACGCCACCTATCACCCGTGGTTGCGCGACTTCCTGAAGACACGCGGCTATTACGACATCTTCCTCTTCAATCCGGACGGCGACCTGATCTACACCGTCTTCAAGGAACTGGACTTTGCCACCAACCTGAACACGGGACAGTGGAAGGACACCGACCTTGGTCAGGCCTTCCGCAAGGCATTGGCCCTGCCGGCCGGCGGAGTGACCTTCTTCGACTTCGAATCCTACGCGCCCAGCAACGGCGTCCCTGCGAGCTTCATCGCCACGCCGGTCTACCGGGACGGAACGCTTCTCGGCGTGCTGGCATTCCAGATGCCGATCGATCGCATCAACGCCATCATGCGCCAGACCCAGGGGCTCGGCAGCACGGGAGAGAGTGTCCTGATCGGCTCGGACGCCAGGTTCCGGGCCGACTCGGCCAAGACACCCGACGTGAATGACATCCAGACCACCGAACTGACCGGCGACCTGGTGCAGCAGGCCCTTGCAGGCCAGCGCGTCGTCGGTCAGATCGAGGGCTACCGCGACTCGAGCTTCGTTGCCGCGACCACGCCGATGGACTTCGAGGGCACCCGCTGGGCGGTCATCACGCTGCAGGCCTACGACGAGGTGATGGCCCCTGCCCGCGCGCTGCGCAACCAGATCATGATGATCTTTGCCGGCTGCGCCGTCGCGGCTGCTGTCGTTGGGCTCTTCATCGCCCGGGGCATCGTCCGGCCGATCCAGGGCCTGGTGAAGGACGCGACCGATCTGGCCGGGGGCAATGTCGACGTCGCCTTCCTGGCGGCCAGCCGCAAGGACGAGATCGGCGACATTGCGCAGGCGATTGCCGGGTTCCGGGACACGGTCGCCGAGCAGGCACGCCTCGCAGCAGCCGAAGCCCGCGAGCAGGAAGAGCGCCTCGCCCGCCAGAAGCGGATCGAGGACCTGCTGGACCAGTTCCGGTACCAGTCGGAGGAAGTGCTGAACTCCGTCTCGGCCAACATGCAGCAGATGCAGGCGACCGCTCAGAACCTGATCCGGATCTCGACCTCGGCTGCAGAAACCGCGGGCAGCGCCTCGCACGCCACCTCCACCGCGTCCGAGAACGTCCAGCTGGTCGCCTCGGCCGCCGAGGAACTGTCGGCCTCCATCACGGAGATCGGCGGACGGGTCAACGAGACGACGGCGGTGATCCGCACGGCGACCCTCCAGGCCAGCGAGAGCAACGAGAAGATGAGCAATCTCGCGACGGCAGCCCAGCGCATCGGTGAGGTGGTGACACTCATCCAGGCGATTGCGGCGCAGACGAACCTGCTGGCGCTCAATGCCACCATCGAGGCGGCGCGTGCCGGCGAGGCTGGCAAGGGCTTTGCCGTCGTGGCCGCGGAAGTCAAGGAACTCGCCAACCAGACGTCGCGTGCCACCGAGGAAATCAGCGCCCAGGTGGCCGAGATCCAGTCCTGGACCGGCGACGCGGTGCGCTCGATCAGCGGCATCAGCGAGATCATGGAACGGGCCAATGCCTTCACCGGGTCGATTGCCGCCGCGGTGCAGCAGCAGGATGCCGCCACCCGCGAGATCAGCCGCAGCGCCAGCGAAACCTCGACGAGCACGATTGCTGCAGCCCAGAACATGGGAGCCGTCACCGGTTCCGTCGCCGAAACCCGGACCTGCGCCGATGAGGTCGATGCTGCCT
- a CDS encoding xanthine dehydrogenase family protein molybdopterin-binding subunit translates to MLHHLAKPLEAAAPSRRTFLKLTAGAAGGLLLALKLPGQKALAAASSDTLAQPFVHIRADNTIVVLSKHLDKGQGIATGLATLVADELDAAWEQVSVEFAPANAELYKNLFFGMQGTGGSTAIANSFQQYRQAGATARAMLVAAAAKAWGVPAAEISVSSGTLSHASGKSATFGEMAGAAAAQSVPQDVVLKTPDQWVYIGKSFPRVDTRSKITGAVGAYGIDQRFDNMLVAVLARPPRFGSKVASVDDTAARAVAGVVDVITVPSGVAVLATGTWAAMQGRDALTITWDDSAAEMRSTDAMEAELAELVGKPGLKAHGHGDAAAAMAKAARVIEAEYQFPYLAHAPMEPLDITVLFDGSSATFWTGAQFQTIDQMVAGQVLGLTPDKVAINTLWAGGSFGRRAQPDSHYFAEAALIAKARHAAGHAAQHIKIVWTREDDIRGGYYRPMMRHKVRVGLDGTGNLLAWEHRIAGKSIMIGTAMEPFVVKNGVDETMVEGISGTTYALPAFALEVHATKTPVPVLWWRAVGHTHTAYVMETMIDRLAREAGQDPVAYRMALLKDDPRRLGVLKLAAEKAGWGTPLPEGRHRGVAVHTSFNSHVAEIAEISFRDDGTVKVEKVVCAVDCGIPVNPDTIRAQVEGAIGYGLGAVLRNEITFTDGMVDQSNFDTYQPLRLTDMPQIEVHIVPSTEAPTGIGEPGTPPVGPAVANAIAAARGEWVTTLPLSRSGLA, encoded by the coding sequence ATGCTGCATCATCTTGCCAAGCCGCTGGAAGCCGCAGCCCCGAGCCGGCGCACCTTCCTGAAACTGACCGCCGGCGCGGCCGGCGGGTTGTTGCTCGCCCTGAAGCTGCCGGGACAGAAGGCGCTGGCAGCCGCGTCCTCCGACACGCTGGCGCAGCCCTTCGTGCACATCCGCGCCGACAACACGATCGTCGTGCTGTCGAAGCATCTGGACAAGGGGCAAGGCATCGCCACGGGTCTGGCAACGCTGGTCGCCGACGAGCTTGACGCCGCCTGGGAGCAGGTGAGTGTCGAGTTCGCCCCGGCCAATGCCGAGCTCTACAAGAACCTCTTCTTCGGCATGCAGGGCACCGGCGGCTCGACCGCCATTGCCAACTCGTTCCAGCAGTACCGCCAGGCCGGCGCCACCGCCCGCGCGATGCTGGTGGCCGCAGCCGCGAAGGCCTGGGGCGTCCCGGCCGCCGAGATCAGCGTCTCGTCCGGCACGCTGTCGCACGCCTCCGGCAAGAGCGCCACATTCGGCGAGATGGCCGGCGCGGCGGCGGCGCAATCGGTCCCGCAGGATGTCGTCCTGAAGACCCCCGACCAGTGGGTCTACATCGGCAAGTCCTTCCCCCGCGTCGACACCCGGTCAAAGATCACCGGTGCCGTCGGGGCCTACGGGATAGACCAGCGCTTCGACAACATGCTGGTGGCCGTCCTTGCCCGCCCGCCCCGCTTCGGCTCGAAGGTGGCGTCGGTGGATGACACGGCCGCCCGTGCGGTCGCCGGTGTGGTGGATGTGATCACCGTTCCCTCCGGCGTCGCCGTTCTGGCCACCGGCACCTGGGCTGCGATGCAGGGCCGCGATGCCCTGACCATCACCTGGGACGACAGTGCAGCCGAGATGCGCTCGACCGATGCGATGGAGGCAGAGCTGGCCGAGTTGGTCGGCAAGCCGGGCCTGAAGGCCCATGGTCATGGCGATGCCGCTGCGGCCATGGCGAAGGCTGCCCGGGTCATCGAGGCGGAGTACCAGTTCCCCTATCTGGCGCATGCGCCGATGGAGCCGCTGGACATCACGGTGCTGTTCGATGGCAGCAGCGCAACGTTCTGGACCGGAGCCCAGTTCCAGACCATCGACCAGATGGTGGCTGGCCAGGTGCTTGGCCTGACCCCGGACAAGGTTGCCATCAACACCCTGTGGGCGGGCGGCTCCTTCGGCCGCCGGGCGCAGCCGGACAGCCACTACTTCGCCGAGGCGGCGCTGATCGCGAAGGCGCGGCACGCGGCAGGCCATGCCGCGCAGCACATCAAGATCGTGTGGACTCGCGAGGACGACATTCGTGGCGGCTACTACCGGCCGATGATGCGGCACAAGGTCCGGGTCGGCCTCGACGGCACCGGCAACCTGCTGGCCTGGGAACACCGGATCGCCGGCAAGTCGATCATGATCGGGACGGCGATGGAACCCTTCGTCGTGAAGAACGGCGTTGACGAGACCATGGTCGAAGGCATCTCGGGCACAACCTACGCCCTGCCTGCCTTTGCCCTCGAGGTGCATGCGACCAAGACCCCGGTCCCGGTGCTCTGGTGGCGCGCGGTCGGTCACACGCACACGGCCTATGTGATGGAAACGATGATCGACCGTCTCGCCCGCGAGGCCGGGCAGGACCCGGTCGCCTATCGCATGGCACTGCTCAAGGATGACCCTCGCAGGCTGGGCGTTCTGAAGCTGGCGGCGGAGAAGGCCGGCTGGGGCACCCCGCTCCCCGAAGGCCGCCACCGTGGCGTTGCCGTCCATACATCCTTCAACAGCCATGTCGCCGAGATCGCCGAAATCTCCTTCCGCGACGACGGGACCGTGAAGGTGGAGAAGGTCGTTTGCGCCGTCGATTGCGGCATCCCGGTGAACCCCGACACGATCCGGGCCCAGGTGGAAGGCGCGATCGGCTACGGCCTCGGGGCCGTGCTGCGCAACGAGATCACCTTCACCGACGGTATGGTCGATCAGTCGAACTTCGACACCTATCAGCCGCTGCGCCTGACCGACATGCCGCAGATCGAGGTGCATATCGTGCCCTCGACCGAAGCCCCCACGGGCATCGGTGAACCCGGCACGCCGCCGGTCGGCCCGGCCGTCGCCAACGCGATTGCTGCAGCCCGTGGCGAGTGGGTGACCACGCTGCCGCTGTCCCGCAGCGGTCTCGCCTGA
- a CDS encoding (2Fe-2S)-binding protein yields the protein MPVTLTLNGESRVIDADPQTPLLWILRDTLGLTGTKFGCGIAQCGACTVHLDGVPTRSCQTYLGDLEGASITTIEGLETPAAAAIRAAWTELDVPQCGYCQSGQIMAATALLSETPKPTDADIDAAMDGNVCRCATYARIRSAIHLAAEKLEG from the coding sequence ATGCCAGTGACCCTCACCCTGAATGGGGAAAGCCGCGTCATCGACGCCGATCCCCAGACCCCCCTTCTCTGGATCCTCCGCGACACGCTCGGCCTGACCGGCACGAAGTTCGGCTGCGGCATCGCCCAGTGCGGCGCCTGCACGGTTCATCTGGACGGGGTTCCGACCCGCTCCTGCCAGACCTATCTCGGCGACCTCGAAGGCGCGAGCATCACCACCATTGAAGGCCTCGAAACCCCGGCTGCGGCCGCGATCCGCGCGGCCTGGACCGAGCTCGACGTGCCGCAATGCGGCTATTGCCAGTCCGGACAGATCATGGCTGCCACCGCCCTGCTGAGCGAGACGCCAAAGCCGACCGACGCGGACATCGACGCGGCAATGGACGGCAATGTCTGCCGCTGTGCCACCTATGCCCGCATCCGCAGCGCCATTCATCTGGCCGCAGAAAAGCTGGAGGGCTGA
- a CDS encoding TetR/AcrR family transcriptional regulator has product MSDFQGVSISDQKRQQILEAAIAEFQERGFAGASMDRISDRATVSKRTVYNHFASKDVLFRAIIDCLADRMTAALDVVYVPGEDLRDQLTRLAWAEGNLLVDPCFMRMARMLMGETIRHPVLAAEFAQRVDKMRAFGAFMDAAFADGALVAGTPELAATQFMALIKARGFYPYLLTGGAPDRDLMQAIVADAVAFMIKAFARAD; this is encoded by the coding sequence ATGAGCGATTTTCAGGGTGTCTCGATCAGCGATCAGAAGCGTCAGCAGATCCTCGAGGCGGCGATTGCGGAGTTTCAGGAACGGGGGTTCGCCGGGGCCAGCATGGACCGGATCTCCGACCGCGCGACCGTGTCCAAGCGCACGGTCTACAATCACTTCGCCAGCAAGGATGTGCTGTTCCGGGCCATCATCGATTGTCTCGCCGACCGCATGACCGCAGCCCTGGATGTGGTCTATGTTCCGGGTGAGGACCTGCGGGACCAGCTTACCCGCCTGGCCTGGGCCGAGGGCAACCTGCTGGTTGATCCCTGTTTCATGCGGATGGCGCGGATGCTGATGGGCGAAACCATCCGGCATCCCGTTCTGGCGGCCGAGTTCGCGCAGCGTGTCGACAAGATGCGGGCCTTCGGCGCGTTCATGGACGCGGCCTTTGCCGACGGGGCCCTGGTTGCCGGCACGCCGGAACTGGCCGCGACCCAGTTCATGGCGCTGATCAAGGCGCGCGGCTTCTATCCGTATTTGCTGACCGGCGGCGCTCCGGACCGGGATCTCATGCAGGCCATCGTCGCCGATGCGGTCGCCTTCATGATCAAGGCCTTCGCCCGGGCTGACTGA
- a CDS encoding glucan biosynthesis protein: MRLIASCLLFLGILAAPVLPAAAGELAAKRGPAEPFSFDAVIDQAKALAAKPYAEQRTRAAETLEKIDYDAHWKIRFDADETVNISDKAPVQFFHLGRYFKQPVKIYEVNSGVAREILYDPSYFSSPDDSPSRDLPADIGFAGFRIMRPDLKTDWISFLGASYFRTDGQSNQYGQSARGLALNTGLSQPEEFPRFTAFWLAPGENADESLVLYALLDSPSVAGAYKMTMRNTESEGQTIDVDSRLFFRQPVERLGIAPLTSMYWYSETNRSMGLDWRPEVHDTDGLSIVMENGEQIWRPLNNPKGLRTSTFQASNLQGFGLAQRDRAFENYEDDGVFYDKRPSVWIEPMAPFGEGAVQLVEIPTDDEIYDNIVAYFLPKTLPAAGEERRFAYRMHWKDHHPLPGVGSRTVATRVGQGGVPGQPRPADQIKISIDFEGPALKGLGQGDGVTPVVELSRGEAINPYLLPVVGTDRWRLIFDAKVADHDPIEARVYLKRGDDVVSETWLGQITHELVAHLR, from the coding sequence ATGCGTCTCATCGCTTCCTGTCTTCTGTTCCTTGGAATTCTCGCCGCCCCCGTCCTCCCGGCGGCCGCAGGCGAGCTCGCTGCCAAGCGCGGCCCGGCCGAGCCCTTCAGCTTCGATGCCGTGATCGATCAGGCCAAGGCGCTCGCTGCCAAGCCCTATGCCGAGCAGCGCACCCGCGCCGCCGAAACGCTCGAAAAGATCGATTATGACGCCCACTGGAAGATCCGCTTCGACGCGGACGAGACGGTGAACATCTCCGACAAGGCGCCGGTGCAGTTCTTCCACCTGGGCCGCTACTTCAAGCAGCCGGTGAAGATCTACGAGGTCAACAGCGGTGTTGCCCGCGAGATCCTGTACGATCCGTCCTACTTCAGCAGCCCGGACGACAGCCCGTCGCGCGACCTGCCGGCCGACATCGGCTTCGCCGGCTTCCGCATCATGCGCCCGGATCTCAAGACGGACTGGATCTCCTTCCTCGGCGCGTCCTATTTCCGGACCGACGGCCAGTCGAACCAGTACGGCCAGTCGGCCCGCGGCCTGGCTCTGAACACCGGCCTGTCGCAGCCGGAAGAGTTCCCGCGCTTCACCGCCTTCTGGCTGGCGCCGGGCGAGAACGCCGACGAGTCGCTGGTGCTTTACGCCCTGCTCGACAGCCCGAGCGTGGCCGGCGCCTACAAGATGACCATGCGCAACACCGAAAGTGAGGGGCAGACCATCGACGTCGACAGCCGCCTGTTCTTCCGCCAGCCGGTCGAGCGTCTCGGCATCGCGCCGCTGACCAGCATGTACTGGTACTCGGAGACCAACCGCTCCATGGGTCTCGACTGGCGTCCGGAAGTTCATGACACGGACGGCCTGTCCATCGTCATGGAGAACGGCGAACAGATCTGGCGTCCGCTGAACAACCCGAAGGGCCTGCGCACCTCCACCTTCCAGGCCTCGAACCTGCAGGGCTTCGGTCTGGCCCAGCGTGACCGCGCCTTCGAGAACTACGAAGACGACGGCGTGTTCTACGACAAGCGTCCCTCGGTCTGGATCGAGCCGATGGCTCCGTTCGGCGAAGGCGCCGTGCAGCTCGTCGAGATCCCGACCGACGACGAGATCTACGACAACATCGTCGCCTACTTCCTGCCGAAGACCCTGCCGGCCGCCGGCGAGGAGCGCCGCTTCGCCTACCGCATGCACTGGAAGGATCACCATCCGCTGCCGGGCGTGGGCTCCCGGACTGTCGCGACGCGCGTCGGCCAGGGCGGCGTGCCCGGTCAGCCGCGTCCGGCCGACCAGATCAAGATCTCGATCGACTTTGAAGGCCCGGCGCTCAAGGGGCTTGGTCAGGGTGACGGCGTGACCCCGGTCGTCGAGCTGTCGCGCGGCGAGGCGATCAACCCCTACCTGCTGCCGGTCGTCGGCACCGACCGCTGGCGCCTGATCTTCGACGCCAAGGTTGCCGACCACGACCCGATCGAGGCCCGCGTTTACTTGAAGCGCGGCGACGATGTGGTCAGCGAGACCTGGCTGGGCCAGATCACGCACGAACTGGTCGCACACCTGCGCTGA
- a CDS encoding argininosuccinate synthase, whose protein sequence is MAHGDIKKVVLAYSGGLDTSIILKWLQTELGAEVVTFTADLGQGEELEPARKKAEMLGIKEIFIEDVREEFVRDFVFPMFRANAVYEGVYLLGTSIARPLISKHLIEIARKTGADAIAHGATGKGNDQVRFELSAYALNPDIKIIAPWRDWTFKSRTDLLEFAEKHQIPVAKDKKGEAPFSVDANLLHSSSEGKVLEDPAVEAPEYVHMRTISPEAAPDKATVIKIGFERGDAVSINGERLSPATLLAKLNDYGRDNGIGRLDLVENRFVGMKSRGVYETPGGTILLAAHRAMESITLDRGAAHLKDEIMPRYAELIYYGFWFSPEREMLQALIDKSQEHVEGEVTLKLYKGNVMVIGRESPKSLYSDKLVTFEDDQGAYDQKDAAGFIKLNALRLRTLAKRNKLG, encoded by the coding sequence ATGGCCCATGGCGACATCAAGAAGGTCGTGCTTGCCTATTCCGGCGGTCTCGACACCTCCATCATCCTGAAGTGGCTCCAGACGGAGCTCGGGGCCGAAGTGGTCACCTTTACCGCCGACCTCGGCCAGGGCGAGGAGCTGGAGCCGGCGCGCAAGAAGGCCGAGATGCTCGGCATCAAGGAAATCTTCATCGAGGACGTGCGCGAGGAATTCGTCCGCGATTTCGTGTTCCCGATGTTCCGCGCCAATGCCGTCTATGAAGGCGTCTACCTGCTCGGCACCTCGATTGCCCGTCCGCTGATCTCCAAGCACCTGATCGAGATCGCCAGGAAGACCGGCGCCGACGCCATTGCCCATGGCGCGACCGGCAAGGGCAACGACCAGGTTCGCTTCGAGCTGTCGGCCTATGCGCTGAACCCGGACATCAAGATCATCGCGCCCTGGCGCGACTGGACCTTCAAGAGCCGCACCGACCTGCTGGAGTTCGCCGAGAAGCACCAGATCCCGGTGGCCAAGGACAAGAAGGGCGAGGCGCCGTTCTCCGTCGACGCCAACCTGCTGCACTCGTCGTCCGAGGGCAAGGTGCTGGAAGATCCGGCGGTCGAGGCCCCGGAATACGTGCACATGCGCACCATCTCGCCGGAAGCTGCCCCGGACAAGGCCACCGTCATCAAGATCGGCTTCGAGCGCGGTGACGCCGTGTCGATCAACGGCGAGCGCCTCTCGCCGGCAACGCTGCTCGCCAAGCTCAACGACTATGGCCGCGACAACGGCATCGGCCGTCTTGATCTCGTCGAGAACCGGTTCGTCGGCATGAAGAGCCGTGGCGTCTACGAGACGCCGGGCGGCACCATCCTGCTGGCGGCACACCGGGCGATGGAATCGATCACGCTGGACCGCGGCGCCGCGCATCTCAAGGACGAGATCATGCCGCGCTATGCCGAGCTGATCTATTACGGCTTCTGGTTCTCGCCGGAGCGCGAGATGCTGCAGGCTCTCATCGACAAGAGCCAGGAGCATGTCGAGGGCGAGGTGACGCTGAAGCTGTACAAGGGCAACGTCATGGTCATCGGTCGCGAGAGCCCGAAGTCGCTCTACTCCGACAAGCTGGTCACCTTCGAGGACGACCAGGGCGCCTACGACCAGAAGGATGCGGCCGGCTTCATCAAGCTGAACGCCCTGCGCCTGCGCACGCTCGCCAAGCGCAACAAGCTCGGCTGA
- a CDS encoding trimeric intracellular cation channel family protein — MAQPLDLPLDLPIDPLLNFLQILDYLGVAVFAVTGAIVASRKNMDLIAFLFFATMTGIGGGTLRDLILGVPVFWTRSEGYLLVCFTVSVLMWFGAHIVEGWGKPLRWADAVGLAAYCVMGSAKALSVSEMPVVAVLMGVATATFGGILRDVVVGDPSAIVKPELYISAAVIGSTVFVILTILGLSLWPAAIIGAAAAFVLRAGAITRGWTLPSYRPPAAR; from the coding sequence ATGGCCCAGCCGCTCGACCTGCCGCTCGACCTGCCGATCGACCCCTTGCTCAACTTCCTCCAGATCCTGGACTATCTCGGCGTCGCGGTCTTTGCCGTAACCGGTGCGATTGTCGCCTCGCGCAAGAACATGGACCTGATCGCCTTCCTGTTCTTCGCCACGATGACCGGGATCGGCGGTGGAACGCTGCGTGATCTCATCCTCGGCGTGCCGGTGTTCTGGACCCGGTCGGAAGGCTACCTGCTGGTCTGCTTCACGGTCAGCGTGCTGATGTGGTTCGGCGCCCATATCGTCGAGGGCTGGGGCAAGCCGCTGCGCTGGGCCGATGCGGTCGGGCTTGCGGCCTATTGCGTCATGGGCTCGGCCAAGGCCCTGTCCGTGTCCGAAATGCCGGTCGTGGCGGTGCTCATGGGCGTGGCCACCGCCACCTTCGGCGGCATCCTGCGCGACGTGGTCGTGGGGGATCCCTCGGCGATCGTGAAACCGGAACTCTACATTTCAGCCGCGGTGATCGGCTCGACCGTCTTCGTGATCCTGACGATCCTGGGCCTCAGCCTCTGGCCGGCCGCGATCATCGGGGCCGCAGCGGCATTCGTCCTTCGTGCGGGGGCGATCACCCGCGGCTGGACGCTGCCGAGCTACCGTCCGCCCGCTGCCCGCTAG
- a CDS encoding LapA family protein: MTRFLKNTVLFLIALVLLPLSVANRHGVDIALNPFDPQDPRLTLTDVPLFWVMFCAILVGIVIGGLGAWARQGKWRREARVKRNEADKWHREADQLRAAAADQAATASAALPAPGKDSRAA; the protein is encoded by the coding sequence GTGACAAGGTTCCTGAAGAACACGGTTCTCTTCCTCATCGCGCTCGTGCTGCTGCCCCTGTCCGTTGCCAACCGCCACGGCGTCGACATCGCGCTCAATCCGTTCGACCCGCAGGACCCCCGCCTCACGCTGACCGATGTGCCGCTGTTCTGGGTGATGTTCTGCGCCATCCTGGTCGGCATCGTCATCGGCGGCCTGGGGGCCTGGGCGAGGCAGGGCAAGTGGCGCCGGGAAGCGCGCGTGAAGCGCAATGAAGCCGACAAATGGCACCGCGAGGCCGACCAGCTGCGCGCTGCCGCAGCCGATCAGGCCGCAACCGCCTCTGCAGCCCTGCCCGCTCCGGGCAAGGACAGCCGTGCGGCCTGA
- a CDS encoding integration host factor subunit beta, whose product MIKSELVQRIAEQNPHLYQRDVENIVNAILDEITEALMRGDRVELRGFGAFSVKNRPARVGRNPRTGQKVDVDEKYVPFFKTGKEMRERLNDGVDHGEDDDD is encoded by the coding sequence ATGATCAAGTCCGAGCTGGTTCAGCGCATCGCCGAACAGAACCCGCACCTCTACCAGCGGGACGTCGAGAACATCGTCAACGCAATCCTGGACGAGATCACCGAGGCGCTGATGCGGGGCGACCGCGTCGAGCTGCGGGGCTTCGGCGCCTTTTCCGTGAAGAACCGGCCCGCCCGCGTCGGGCGCAATCCGCGCACCGGCCAGAAGGTGGACGTGGACGAGAAATACGTGCCCTTCTTCAAGACGGGCAAGGAAATGCGCGAACGCCTGAATGATGGCGTCGACCACGGCGAGGACGACGACGACTGA
- the sppA gene encoding signal peptide peptidase SppA translates to MSLDADAIVDRRRLRRKLTFWRLAAFVILAAALGAGILAVSGLDVPSKRAPHIARIAVEGVILDDRRQLEMIRDIGESGTVEGVLLSINSPGGSTTGGEALFEALSDLAEKKPLVAEIRTVGTSAGYMIALSSDHVVARYNSITGSIGVLFQYGNVEKLLDTLGVEMDAVKSSPLKAEPDFYSSTSPEARQVLETLVGDSYDWFVRLVADRRGLDEARARELANGAILSGYRAREVGLVDAIGGEETAIAWLESERKVPANLPVVTWKVPAESESLPFSMQIGRSLGEGVASALIGHLADAKGLISPSLTLDGLVSVWHAPNAAEKDASRGGGE, encoded by the coding sequence ATGTCCCTGGATGCCGATGCGATTGTCGACCGCCGCAGGCTGCGCCGGAAGCTGACCTTCTGGCGCCTTGCCGCCTTTGTCATCCTGGCCGCAGCCCTCGGCGCGGGCATCCTGGCCGTTTCCGGCCTCGATGTTCCCTCCAAGCGCGCGCCGCACATTGCCCGCATCGCGGTGGAAGGGGTCATCCTCGACGACCGCCGGCAGCTGGAGATGATCCGGGACATCGGCGAGTCCGGCACCGTGGAAGGCGTGCTCCTCTCGATCAATTCGCCGGGCGGCAGCACGACCGGCGGCGAGGCGCTCTTCGAGGCGCTGTCCGACCTGGCCGAAAAGAAGCCGCTGGTGGCCGAGATCCGCACCGTGGGCACCTCGGCCGGCTACATGATCGCCCTGTCGAGCGACCACGTCGTCGCCCGCTACAACTCGATCACCGGGTCGATCGGCGTGCTGTTCCAGTATGGCAATGTCGAAAAGCTGCTGGACACCCTCGGGGTCGAGATGGACGCAGTGAAGAGCTCGCCGCTGAAGGCCGAACCGGACTTCTACTCCTCCACCAGCCCCGAGGCACGGCAGGTGCTGGAGACCCTCGTCGGCGACAGCTACGACTGGTTCGTGCGTCTGGTCGCCGACCGCCGCGGACTGGACGAAGCGCGGGCGCGCGAACTGGCGAACGGCGCCATCCTCAGCGGCTACCGGGCCCGGGAAGTCGGGCTGGTCGATGCGATCGGCGGCGAGGAGACGGCCATCGCCTGGCTCGAGAGCGAGCGCAAGGTGCCGGCCAACCTCCCGGTCGTGACCTGGAAGGTCCCGGCCGAATCCGAGTCGCTGCCCTTCTCGATGCAGATCGGCCGCAGCCTCGGCGAGGGCGTCGCGAGCGCCCTGATCGGCCATCTCGCAGACGCTAAAGGATTGATTTCCCCGAGCCTTACGCTTGACGGGCTCGTCTCCGTTTGGCACGCTCCCAACGCGGCTGAGAAAGATGCAAGTCGAGGGGGCGGGGAATGA